GTGGGCACCACTGTGGACGAGGCGGAGAAGCAGCTAATTCTCAAAACACTGGAATCCACGCACAACAATAAAACGCGGGCTGCAGAGATCCTCGGTATCAGCTCGAAGACCCTGCAAAACAAACTCAAAGAATACGCAGCAGATTCAGCGAACGGGGAATAAACCGCCATGCGGCTGCGCACCAAACTTGTCCTGGTCACCACCGCCCTCACCTTCGCCCTGGTGCTCGTCCTTTCCGTGCTCTTTCTGGGCGAACTACTGCGTCAGCGGCTAGAGCAGACGGCGGACGCCAACGATGTCCTGGCGCATCAGGTTCTCCTGTCGACTCGTCAGGCGATTGAGAATGGCCTGCGCAAGAATCCGCCGTCCGCGCCGGGAGACGAAGCCTTTCATCTGGCTGTTGCGGATGCGTTGCGCTCCGATGAAGCCTTGAAGAGCCTCATGGAGTCGATCGTCCGCTACTCGCCGGCCGTGCAGGACGTCTTCATTACCAACGCCAATCGCGCCGTGCTGACTTCGACCGATCCGGTACTGCTCAACCAGTCCGCGCCGTACCGCACTTTGCTTTCAGCCGCGCATCAGGCGGGCATGATGCAGCAGGCGAGGATCGTCTTTGGGCCAGCCCAGGTCCTGGATCTGCCTCTCTCGTTGGATCGAAATGGAAGTCCCTTCCTTACTATTCATGTCGGCGTCCGCTCCTCGCTCCTCCGTAACGCTTACGTTCCATTGCTGCGCGCCGCGATTCTCTTCTCCGCCGTCGCCATCCTTGGCTGTATCGTCGCTGCGGCGCTTCTCTCCACAGCCGCGTTGCGTCCCATTGAACAGATCAGCCGGCAGCTCGAAGATCTGACCCTTCGTGCCACCCACCAAAGAGATCCGGAGGCGGAGGGAATTCCGAAAGATGCGGTCGTCCGCGTCGCGGCTACCATCGACCGTCTCGGACGCCAACTCGAAAGCTCGGAGCAGCAGCACATCGCCCTCGAGTCCAACCTGAACAAGATGCTGCACACCTTAAAAGACGGCGTGATGCTTTTCACCTCGGATGGACGCGTCGTGATCGCATCGGAAGCAGTCTCGAATTTTCTCCCGCTAGAGCGCGTGCAGGTGTTGAACGCCAGCGTAGAAACGATCTTTGCCAACCAGAGCGCTCTGGATCTTGCCGTCCGAAGGGCTTTTGCGCACCAAACGACGTTGGCCGACGAAGAAATCCAGATGGACTCCGGACGCACCGTTGAGCTCTCCATTGATTTCATCACCGGTAGCGAACCGGGCGGCCTGGGCGCTTTGCTGACCCTCCACGATGCCGAAACAGAGCAGGAACTCGAGCGCGAGATCGAAGTCTCCCGCAGGCTCGCCGCCATCGGTCGCTTGACCGCCGGAGTCGGCCACGAGGTCAAGAACCCCATCAATGCCATGGTGGTGCACCTCGAACTTCTGCGCGGCAAGTTGGCGCAGCCGTCGAATGGCGAAGCCGCCCTGAGACATGTCGAGATTCTCTCCTCCGAGATGCAGAGGCTGGACCGCGTCGTCCAGGCCCTCGCGGACTTCTCCCGGCCCATCGATCTGCACCTGCACGATCACGATCTGGGCGACCTGATGCGCTCCGTCCTGGATCTCGCCTCCGCGGAGGTGGAACAGAATGACGTTCGGATCCAATTTACGGCAACTGCTCCGAGGCTTCCGGTCCGCGTGGACGCGGACTTGATCCGTCAGGCGATCCTCAATATCTTCCTCAATGCGGTGCAAGCGATGCCAGATGGCGGCGAGCTACGTCTCTCACTGTATGTGGACCAGCAATCGGCTGTACTCAGCATTCAGGACGAAGGAGATGGAATCCCGGTGGAAGCGCGGCCTCGCATCTTCGATCTCTACTTCACCACGAAGGTGCGCGGCAGCGGCATCGGCCTGGCGATGACCTATCGCATTGTGCAACTGCATGGTGGAGCTTTGGAGTTTACTTCCAGGACACCACAAGAAGCATCCTCAAATCCAGGCACAGAGTTTCTGCTCCGCCTGCCGCTGGCGCATAAACTGGTAGGGAACAACCATCTGGCATGAACCCCACCTCTCAACCCGGTCTCCGCGCGAGTTTTGTTCTAGCGGCCGTCGCGTGCCTCGCAGCCACCGGGTGCAGCAAGAAAATCCGCGTCCCTGCTTTACCTCCGGCGCCACCCCCTGTGATCGCGACGGTCACGATTCCACCGCCTACCCATCACACCGACGAACTACCGAAGCAGGAAGCTCCCGCGCCTGTAGCCGTCACGCCCCCCGCAATCCAAAAGCCTCGTCCAAAGCGTTCCAGAAAGCCCGCACCGCACCCCACCGAAACTGCCGCCGTGGCCACCCCGGCGCTTCCCAGCTCCCCCGCGACTTCCGCCGATCCTTCTCCCATCGGAGAGTTGACGACCGGCGGCGAGGCCGGAACGCAGGGCCGACAGGAGGCAGAGTCTCTGCTGAACACCGTGCAGAAGCGGCTCGACCAATTGAGCGAGGAAATGAAAAAAGACCATCAAGATCAGGTCGAACGGGTTCGTCTCTTCGTAAAGCGCGCTCAGGAAGCGTGGAAGATGGGCGATCTCGAAGGCGCGCGCACCCTCGCCACAAAAGCGAACGTGCTTCTGGACGACATCTCCAAATAAAAAGACCGCGCCCGTAAGCACGGTCTCCTCAAAGCCAGTGTCGGCTTACGCTTCTGTTCCGTGACACTTCTTGAACTTCTTACCTGAACCGCATGGGCAAGGATCGTTGCGCCCAACCTTTTCGCCAGCCACTCTCTGCGAGAGAGGTTCTGCCTTGTCGGCGCCAGCCAGACGCGCCTGGTTGAGCTCCTTCTCCTTCTTCCACTTCAGCTCTGCTTCCAGAGCGTCAATGGTCGTCGAAGCCGCGTGCGAGGGTGGAAGTGGGACAGGCTGTGCTGCTGCTTCCTCAAGAGCGGGTGGCGGCGGAACCGCGTTGCGAATCGCATTCATCTGCTCCATCGTCTCCACCGGCGTTCCATCCGGCCCGAGAATCTGCATGCGGAAGAGCGTTCGCAGCGTGTCTTCCTGGAAGCGATTCATCATCGCTTCAAACATCTCGAAAGACTCGCGCTTGTAAGCCACCAGAGGATCCTGCTGCGCGTATCCACGCAGACCGATGCCTTCTTTCAGATGGTCCATCGCCAGAAGATGGTCCTTCCACAGACCATCGAGTACGCTGAGCATCACGATGCGCTCGTGATAACGCAGACCCTCCGCGCCCAGAATCTCTTCCTTCACGTCATAGCGCTGTTCGAGGTTCTTGTAGATCGCCTCGCCCAGTTCGTGACGATTCAGGGACGAGAAGTCGATCTCTTCCATCCCAGTTCCGAAGTTCTCAAAAAGACGAGCACGCAACTCCTCAACCTTCCATGCATCGGGATGCGCCTTCTCGGGCGCAAACTCCTCCAGGATGGTACTGAGGGCGTTGGCGACGTAATCCTCGACGATCAATTGCTTCTGGTCGAGACCCTCCAGAAGACGCAGGCGCAGACCGTAGACGGCTTCGCGCTGCTTGTTCATCACGTCGTCGTACTCAAGAACGTGTTTGCGGCTCTCGAAGTTCTGCGTTTCCACGGCCTTCTGCGCAGCTTCGATACGGCGCGAGATCATACCACTCTCGATGGGTACGCCCTCTTCCATACCCAGCCGCTGCAAGAGCGTGGAGACCCACTCGCGCGCGAAGATGCGCATCAGATCGTCTTCCAGCGAAAGGTAGAAGCGCGAAGCACCCGGATCGCCCTGGCGTCCCGCACGTCCGCGAAGCTGATTGTCGACGCGGCGGCTCTCATGCCGCTCCGTTCCCAGAATGTGCAGACCGCCAGCAGCCACCACAGCATCGTGGTCCTTGGAGCAGGCCGCGCTATGCGTCGCCAGCACGGCTTCCCACTGTGGCTGAGGAACTTCGAACTCCTGGTTCTGGTAGTAGAAGCGCACCATGCCCGGACCGGCCACGGGAGAGATGGCTCCCTCCGCTGCACTGACCGCGCGCGCCTGCTGCTTCTTTACCAGCTCCTGCCGAGCCATGAACTCAGCATTTCCACCGAGCAGAATATCCGTTCCACGGCCTGCCATATTGGTGGCAATCGTGACCATGCCCAGGCGTCCCGCCTGCGCTACGATCTCTGCTTCCTTCTCGTGGAACTTCGCGTTCAGAACGACGTGACGCACACCCTTGCGCTTCAGGATCTCGCTCAGCAGCTCGCTCTTTTCGATGGAAGTCGTACCCACGAGAACAGGCTGCTTTATCTCATTCAGACGGGTGATTTCGTCGGCCACTGCGAAGTACTTTTCCTTGGCCGTTCGGTAGACGACATCCGCATTTTCGATGCGCAGCATCTGGCGGTTCGTTGGGATGACGACGATTTCGAGCTTATAAATCTTGTCGAACTCGGCCGCTTCCGTCTCCGCCGTTCCGGTCATGCCGGAGAGCTTCTTGTACATACGGAAGTAGTTCTGGAAGGTAATCGTCGCAAGCGTCTGGTCTTCCTTGCGGATCGCCACGCCCTCTTTCGCTTCCACGGCCTGGTGCAGACCATCGCTCCAGCGGCGTCCCGGCATCAGGCGGCCCGTGAACTCGTCGACGATGATAATCTCGCCTTCTTTGACCACGTACTCCACGTCGCGTTTATAAAGCTGATGGGCCTTGATGGCCGTCTCGACGTGGTGCTTCAGGTCCCAGTTTTCCGGGTCGGCGATGTTGCCAATGCCGAGAAGTTTTTCGATCTTCTCCCAGCCCTCATCCGTCACCGTGATGGCGCGGGCCTTTTCGTCCACAACGAAGTCACCGGTATAGGTCTTCTGATCGATCGTCTCGGTCAGCTCGCCAAGCTCAAGCTCAGGGATGATGAGGTTGACGCGGGCATACTTGTCCGTCGTCTGGTCCGTAGGTCCAGAGATGATGAGCGGCGTACGGGCCTCGTCGATGAGGATCGAATCCACTTCGTCGACGATGGCGTGGTAATGCCCACGCTGCACCATCTCGCCCAGCTCAAACTTCATGTTGTCGCGGAGATAGTCGAAGCCGAACTCGTTGTTCGTTCCGTACGTAATATCCGCAGCATAAGCAGCATGGCGTTCGCGATCATCGAGATCGTGCACAATGACGCCGACGTTCATCCCCAGGAAACCGTAGATCTTGCCCATCCACTCGGCATCGCGCTTGGCCAGATAGTCGTTGACCGTGACCACGTGTACGCCGCGACCGGCGAGCGCGTTGAGATAGCAAGGCAGCGTGGCGACGAGAGTTTTTCCTTCGCCTGTCTTCATCTCGGAGATCTTGCCCGAGTGAAGCACGATACCGCCGATCATCTGCACGTCGAAGTGACGCATGCCCACGGCACGCTTTCCCGCCTCGCGCACCACGGCGAAGGCTTCGGGCAGAATCTCGTCGAGAACGACCTTCTCTTCCGCGACCCGCTCCTCCAGATCTTCGATGGAGGCCGTGCGGGCGGCGATCCGCTCGCGGAATTCGGCGGTTTTGCCGCGCAAGGCGTCATCCGAGAGAGCCTGGATCTGCGGTTCCAGCGCGTTGATCTGCTCCACAATCGGGAGCAGCTTCTTTACGGCGCGTTCGTTCGATGTACCAAAGACTTTAGCGAGGACAGAGTTAAGCAAGAAAGGTCCCTTCAGGCATGATTTCGCCCAAGTTCTAGTTTACTTGATCCCTTGGCGGGCGACCTAAGGCTTTGCAAGCAGGAAGGCTTTTACCGGAGCATCCGACCGGCGGAGGGCCTCACCGACGGCAGTTGCCACCACCGTTGCCCCCTCGGAACTGGTGTGGGTGTGGTCGATCGGGAAAAGCAGTGCCGTTTTGGTCTGGCCCAGGGTCTCCAGCTTGTCCGCTTCCACGTTTGATAGATCCACAAAAGGAGCATGTTCGCTCTCGGCGACCTGCCGGATGAAGCCGTTGTATCCCATATCCCGCTCGATCTTCCCGTCTTTCCAGATATTCCGCACCGTCAGATCCAGCAGGATCGGCGTGGCTCCCTTAGACCGTGTGTCCGCGATGTACTTCCGCAGATACCAGCCAAAGGTATGCACCACCTCATGCTCGCCCGTGAGCAGAACGACTTCCTTCTGTTCGTCGCCGATGCCCTTAATCGATCCCCTTGGCTTCGCCCCATCCAGATCGCCGCCGTCGTTGTGCCCCATTTGAATCAGCACAAAATCACCGGGCCTGAGATCGCGCACCACCATATCCCAAGCGCCCTCGTGAATAAACGTGCGGCTGCTGCGTCCCGCTCGGGCGCGATTGACGACGTTGATCCTTGCAGTATCGACGAGTGGCGCGAAATGGTCTCCCCATCCCAGGTCTTTCCCGTTTCGGGCGGTAGAGTCACCCACAATCCACAGCGTTGGAAGTTTCGGATTTGCGGGCATATCCACGGCGGTATAGGTAGGCGTCGGTCGCGCCACATTATCTTCCGGCTGCGTGGCGACAGCTGCATTTTGGGCCGCGACGCTCACGGTACCCGCAAAAAAGAGAACCATCATTCTTCGAAACATGAGTCGCAGCTTATACCGCCATCGCGCCAGCTGCCTAGTTGCGCTGGACCGAAGCCAGCGGATGCGTCTGCTCGTACACCGTCTGCACCTGGGTCACGGTGAGCTGCGTATACCTCTGCGTCGTCGACAGGCGCTCATGCCCTAGCATCTCCTGGATCGCCCGAAGGTCCGCTCCTTCTTCCAGAAGATGGGTTCCGAAGGCATGTCGCAGGGTATGCGGATGGACGTCCGCAGGCAGACCTCGGTTCACAGCAATCGCTTTCACAATGCGGCCCACGCTACGGGTGGTAAGACGACAGTCGCCACGCGCCACGAGGTTAATTAAGAGAGGTCCGGAGTGCATCCACTTCCCTTTTCCAGCCGCCTGAAGCTTTGCTTCGCGTTGCGGCATGTAGGCGCGCATGGCGGAGTTCGCAGCGTCCCCGAGAGGAACGTAGCGCTCCTTCCTTCCTTTTCCCAAAACGAGAATCG
This genomic stretch from Terriglobus saanensis SP1PR4 harbors:
- a CDS encoding sensor histidine kinase, which codes for MRLRTKLVLVTTALTFALVLVLSVLFLGELLRQRLEQTADANDVLAHQVLLSTRQAIENGLRKNPPSAPGDEAFHLAVADALRSDEALKSLMESIVRYSPAVQDVFITNANRAVLTSTDPVLLNQSAPYRTLLSAAHQAGMMQQARIVFGPAQVLDLPLSLDRNGSPFLTIHVGVRSSLLRNAYVPLLRAAILFSAVAILGCIVAAALLSTAALRPIEQISRQLEDLTLRATHQRDPEAEGIPKDAVVRVAATIDRLGRQLESSEQQHIALESNLNKMLHTLKDGVMLFTSDGRVVIASEAVSNFLPLERVQVLNASVETIFANQSALDLAVRRAFAHQTTLADEEIQMDSGRTVELSIDFITGSEPGGLGALLTLHDAETEQELEREIEVSRRLAAIGRLTAGVGHEVKNPINAMVVHLELLRGKLAQPSNGEAALRHVEILSSEMQRLDRVVQALADFSRPIDLHLHDHDLGDLMRSVLDLASAEVEQNDVRIQFTATAPRLPVRVDADLIRQAILNIFLNAVQAMPDGGELRLSLYVDQQSAVLSIQDEGDGIPVEARPRIFDLYFTTKVRGSGIGLAMTYRIVQLHGGALEFTSRTPQEASSNPGTEFLLRLPLAHKLVGNNHLA
- a CDS encoding lipoprotein, whose product is MNPTSQPGLRASFVLAAVACLAATGCSKKIRVPALPPAPPPVIATVTIPPPTHHTDELPKQEAPAPVAVTPPAIQKPRPKRSRKPAPHPTETAAVATPALPSSPATSADPSPIGELTTGGEAGTQGRQEAESLLNTVQKRLDQLSEEMKKDHQDQVERVRLFVKRAQEAWKMGDLEGARTLATKANVLLDDISK
- the secA gene encoding preprotein translocase subunit SecA; the encoded protein is MLNSVLAKVFGTSNERAVKKLLPIVEQINALEPQIQALSDDALRGKTAEFRERIAARTASIEDLEERVAEEKVVLDEILPEAFAVVREAGKRAVGMRHFDVQMIGGIVLHSGKISEMKTGEGKTLVATLPCYLNALAGRGVHVVTVNDYLAKRDAEWMGKIYGFLGMNVGVIVHDLDDRERHAAYAADITYGTNNEFGFDYLRDNMKFELGEMVQRGHYHAIVDEVDSILIDEARTPLIISGPTDQTTDKYARVNLIIPELELGELTETIDQKTYTGDFVVDEKARAITVTDEGWEKIEKLLGIGNIADPENWDLKHHVETAIKAHQLYKRDVEYVVKEGEIIIVDEFTGRLMPGRRWSDGLHQAVEAKEGVAIRKEDQTLATITFQNYFRMYKKLSGMTGTAETEAAEFDKIYKLEIVVIPTNRQMLRIENADVVYRTAKEKYFAVADEITRLNEIKQPVLVGTTSIEKSELLSEILKRKGVRHVVLNAKFHEKEAEIVAQAGRLGMVTIATNMAGRGTDILLGGNAEFMARQELVKKQQARAVSAAEGAISPVAGPGMVRFYYQNQEFEVPQPQWEAVLATHSAACSKDHDAVVAAGGLHILGTERHESRRVDNQLRGRAGRQGDPGASRFYLSLEDDLMRIFAREWVSTLLQRLGMEEGVPIESGMISRRIEAAQKAVETQNFESRKHVLEYDDVMNKQREAVYGLRLRLLEGLDQKQLIVEDYVANALSTILEEFAPEKAHPDAWKVEELRARLFENFGTGMEEIDFSSLNRHELGEAIYKNLEQRYDVKEEILGAEGLRYHERIVMLSVLDGLWKDHLLAMDHLKEGIGLRGYAQQDPLVAYKRESFEMFEAMMNRFQEDTLRTLFRMQILGPDGTPVETMEQMNAIRNAVPPPPALEEAAAQPVPLPPSHAASTTIDALEAELKWKKEKELNQARLAGADKAEPLSQRVAGEKVGRNDPCPCGSGKKFKKCHGTEA
- a CDS encoding rhamnogalacturonan acetylesterase codes for the protein MMVLFFAGTVSVAAQNAAVATQPEDNVARPTPTYTAVDMPANPKLPTLWIVGDSTARNGKDLGWGDHFAPLVDTARINVVNRARAGRSSRTFIHEGAWDMVVRDLRPGDFVLIQMGHNDGGDLDGAKPRGSIKGIGDEQKEVVLLTGEHEVVHTFGWYLRKYIADTRSKGATPILLDLTVRNIWKDGKIERDMGYNGFIRQVAESEHAPFVDLSNVEADKLETLGQTKTALLFPIDHTHTSSEGATVVATAVGEALRRSDAPVKAFLLAKP